The Geothrix sp. DNA segment CACGATGGTGGCGCTGGGGCCCTTGAGGCCGTAGGCGAGGGCGAGGTGTCCGCTGGCGGCGTTGGCCACGCAGTTGGGGAAGACCAGCGGCGAGGCGCCTTCGGGCCCGCGCTGGAGGTAGGGCCGCATGAAGGCCTCGCTGGCCTCGCTGCCGCCCGTGAGTGAACCCACGGCCACGGCGATGCGCTCGCCCATGGCTTTCGGATCGAGCCCGGCATCGGCGAAGGCCTGGTGGGCCGCCACCCAGGCGAAGCGCGACGGCCGGTCCAGGCGGCGCAGCTGCATGGGCGGGATGGTGCCCACGGGGTTGAAGGCCGCGCAGGCGGCGCCGCGGCCCAGCCCGAGGGCTTCGGGGAGGTCCGCGAAGCAGGGGGCGCCTGAAGCCAGGCTGGCACGAGCTGTCTCGATGCCATCTCCGCAGGGCAGCACCAGGCCCAGGCCCGTGATGACGAGGTCTGTGCCGCTCACCGGCCCTCCCAGCGACGCACAAGAAGGCTTGTGTTGTTGCCTCCGAAGGCGAACGCATTGACCAGCGCGGCCCGCAGGAGCCGCTGCTTCGCCACCTTCGGCGTGCAGTCCAGATCGCAAATGGGATCGGCTTCCTCCAGCCGCAGGGTGGGGCTCACCACCTGGTCGCGCAGGGCCAGGATGGCGGCGGCCGCCCCGAAGGCCCCGGCGGCGCCCAGAGTGTGGCCGAACTGGCTCTTGGTGCTGGTGACGGAGATGGCGTCAGCGGCCGTTCCGAGCGCGCGGCGGATGGCCAGGCACTCGGCGCCGTCGTTGGCCGGGGTGGCGGTACCATGGGCGGAGACCAGGTCGATGCCGGAGGCGTCCAGGCCCCCGGTGCGCAGGGCCATGGTCATGGCCCGGGCGGCACCCTCGCCCTCCGGGTGGGGGGCCGTGGGGTGGTGGGCGTCCATGCTGGCGCCATAGCCCAGCACCTCGGCGTAGATCATGGCGCCCCGGGCTCGGGCCCCGTCGAGGGTCTCCAGCACCAGCTGGACGGCGCCCTCCCCCAGGTTCAGGCCGGCCCGGTCGCGGCTGAAGGGGCGGCACTTCTTCGCGTCCACGGCCTTGAGGCAGGAGAAGCCGGCGTAGGTGGTGCGGCAGAGGTTCTCGGCGCCCCCGGCCACGGCGAAGTCGAGCTCGCCCGCCGCCAGCCGCTCCCAGGCCTGGCCCAGGGCCAGCAGGCTGGAGGAGCAGGCGTTCATGATCGTCCCCCGGGGACCCTGGGAACCCACCCGGCGGGCCAGGGCATCCGTGACCGTGCTGGGGCTCTGGTAGGCGGGTTCCGAGGCCCGTCCCCGGCGCCCGGCCAACCGTTCCTCCAGGAAGGCCTCCGCCACAGGCAGGCCGCTGGTGCCGGCCCCCTGGAAGACGCCGATGCGGGTCGGGTCGCCCTGGGGCACCAGGCCATCCAGGGCCTCCTCCAGCGCGCCCAGGGCCATGCGCTCGCAGAGGGTCTGATGGCGGCCCGGGTCCATGGCCACCTGCCCGGCCAGCTGGGCCGGCTCCAGGGGCAGGGAGAGACGGGTGAGGGGGGCCAGGCCATCCTTCCCTTCGAGCATGGCGGACCAGGTGCCTTCCCGGCCCAGGGCCAGGGAGGACACGATGCCAAGGCCCGTCACCACCACGCGCTGAGGGGGTCGGTTCATAGGCGCTTGACCAGCAGGGCGGCGGTGCAGAGGTCCCGGCCCTCGCAGCTGACGGTGCCCCGGATCTTCATCATCCCCGCAAAGGCGCCATCGGACCGGACCTCCAGGCGCAGGCGGTCGCCGGGCAGGGCGGGGGCCCTGAACCGGGCATCCTGCACGCCGGCCAGGAAGATGGCCGCCCCGTGCAGGGGCTCGGCTTCCAGGAACCCCCCGGCCTGGGCCAGCATCTCCAGCAGCAGCACGCCGGGCACCAGGGGGTGTCCTTCGAAATGGCCCTGGAGGTAGGGCTCACCATTGGTGACGAGCTTTTCCGCCACCACGCGCACCCCGGGCTCGCGCTCCAGCACCCGGTCCACCAGCAGGAAGGGGTAGCGGTGCGGCAAGTGGGCCGGAATGTCAGTCATCGGTCGCCTTCGGCTACTTGGCGTTCTCAGCGATGAAGTCCGTGAGGGCCTGCACGGACTTGAAGGCCTTGAGGCCCGCGGCCTCGTCCTCGATCTTCACGCCGAAGACCTGCTCGATGCCCAGCACCAGCTCCAGGGCGTCGATGGAGTCCAGGCCCAGCCCCTCGCCGAAGAGGGGGGCCCCGTCGTCGATCTGGTCCGGCGTCATCCCCTCGAGCTTCAGGCGCTCGATGATCATCTCTTTGACGCGCAGCTTGAGGTCGCTCATGGGGTTCCCGGCAGAAGGGTGGAAAGGCCCCCTAGATCCTAGCCAACGTCTGCGTTGGCTAGGGGATTCTATCCCGAACCCCGGCGTCCAGGACGCTTGTGATCTTGACATCGCTCCCGGTGGTTCAAAGGGCGCTAAGCTGGACCCTCGCGGAATCCTCCGCCCGAGAGCGCCATGGCCCATCCCGCATCGCCCTTCTTGTCGGTCCTGATCCTGTTGCTGGTGGCTGCCGTGACGGCCGCCGCCATCCTCGTGCTGTCGGGCTGGGTGCTCCCCATGCTGAAGCCGAACAATCCCCAGGAGGCCAAGCTGCGGGTCTACGAGTGCGGCGTGCCGCCCGTCCAGAGCGGGGCCCGGCACAAGTACTCCGTGAAGTTCTACCTGACGGCCATGCTCTTCATCCTGTTCGACGTGGAAGCCGCCTTCCTGCTGCCCTGGGCCGTGAACTTCAAGACGGCGCTCTGGACCTTCGGCGCCATGCTGAGCTTCATGGCCACCCTGCTGGTGGGCTTCATCTACGCCTGGGGCAAGGGCGCCTTCGAGTGGGAGCGCTGACATGGCCGAGCTGGACATCAACGATGCCGTGATGACCACCCGCCTGGACGCGGTGGTCAACTGGGGCCGCAAGAACAGCCTGTGGCCCATGCCCTTCGGCGTGGCCTGCTGCGCCATCGAGTTCATGAGCATGATGTCGTCCAAGTACGACCTCAGCCGCTTCGGCGCCGAGGCCATGCGCTTCAGCCCCCGGCAGAGCGACATGATGCTGGTGCTCGGCACCATCACCAACAAGATGGCCCCGGTGCTCCGCACCATCTACGCCCAGATGGCCGAGCCCAAGTGGGTGATCTCGGTGGGCGTCTGCGCGTCGTCGGGCGGCATGTACCGCACCTACGCCACCCTGCAGGGCATCGACCGGATCATCCCCGTGGACGTCTACGTGCCGGGCTGCCCGCCCCGCCCCGAAAGCATCATCTACGGCGTCATGAAGCTGCAGGAGCAGATCGAGAAGGAATCGCTCTCCATGCGCAAGGATCACATCGCGCGGTTCTACGAAAGCCTGGAGCGGCAGGACGCTCTGCAGGCGGCGAAGGGCCTCACCAGCCAGCAGACCATCCGCGAGATGCTGATGGACGCCGGCGAGCGCGGCGTGGGTACCATTTTCTAGGCGGGATGGACCATGAGCATGAAGCAGGAGCGAAATGCCACTTTGGTGAAGCCGAAGCCCGGAGGGCGCGGCACAGGAGGTGCCGCGTGATCATCGAGCACATCGACGCACAGCTCCCGGGGACCGTCACCGACCGGCACGACTTCCGGGGTGACCAGACCATCGTCATCGCGAAGGAGAACCTGCTGGCCGTGGTGGACCTGCTCCACCGCGAGGGCTTCCAGTTCCTGGTGGACATCACGGCGGTGGACTGGCCCGAGCGTGAGCAGAGGTTCGACGTGGTCTACCACTGGCTCAACCTGGCCAGCCAGGAGCGCCTGCGGGTGAAGGTGCCCGTGGCCGACGGCGAGTCGGTCGCCAGCCTGGCTGGCCTGTTCAAGACCGCCAACTGGTTCGAGCGCGAGGTCTTCGACCTCTTCGGCATCCGCTTCGAGGGCCACCCGGACCTGCGGCGCCTGCTGACCTGGGACGACTTCCAGGGCCACGCCCTCCGCAAGGACTTCCCCCTGGATGGCGGCGACGTCTTCTGCATGGAAGGTTGCACCGCGCCCTACAACAACGGCGAGCGAGGTGGAGAATGACCATGGACTCCATCGCCATGACCCGGCAGCAGCTCGACGGCGACAAGATGATCGTCAACATGGGGCCGTCGCACCCCACCACCCACGGCACGCTCCGCATCGTGCTGGAGCTCGAGGGCGAGACCATCACCAAGGCCACCCCCGAGATGGGCTACCTCCACCGCGGCGTGGAGAAGCTGGGCGAGAGCCTCAGCTACCAGCAGTTCATCCCCCTGACGGACCGGCTGAACTACTGCAGCTCCATCATGAACAACGTGGGCTACACCACGGCGGTGGAGAAGCTGCTGGGTATCGAGATCCCCAAGCGCGCCCAGCAGATCCGGGTGCTGGTCTCCGAGCTGGCCCGCATCGCCGACCACCTGGTGTGCGTGGGTGTGAACGCCGTGGACATCGGCGCCTTCACGGCCTTCCTCTACCTCTTCCGCCAGCGCGAGACCATCTACGACCTGTTCGAGATGGCCGCCGGCCAGCGCCTGCACACCAGCTTCACCCGCATCGGCGGCCTCTACCGGGACATCCCCGAGGGCTTCGTGCCCCTCACCGAGCGCTTCCTGGTGGAGTGCGAGGCGAGCATCAACGAGATGGAGAACCTGCTCACCCACAACCCCATCTGGCATGACCGCACCAAGGGCATCGGCGCCATCAGCCCGGAAGACGCGGTGAACTGGGGCTACACCGGGCCCTGCCTGCGCGCCGCCGGCGTGCCCCAGGACCTGCGCAAGGCCCAGCCCTACCTGGGCTACGAGACCTACGACTTCGACATCCCCGTGGGCACCACCGGTGACGTGTTCGACCGCTACCTGGTGCGCACCGAGGAGATGCGCCAGAGCCTGCGCATCATCCGCCAGGTGCTGGACCGGCTCGAGCCGGGTCCCGTCATGGTGGACGATCCCAAGGTGGCGCTGCCGCCCAAGGAGAAGGTCTATACCCGCATGGAGAGCCTCATCCACCACTTCAAGCTCATCATGCACGGCATGGAGATGCCCGTGGGCGAGGTCTACAGCGCCACCGAAGCCGCCAATGGCGAGCTGGGCTTCTACATCGTGAGCGATGGCGGCAAGAACCCCTACCGCATCCGCGTCCGTCCCCCCTGCCTCCCCATCTTCAGCAGCTTCGAGGAGCAGGTGAAGGGCGGGCTGATTGCGGATGCTGTTGCGGTGCTTGGCGCCATGAATATTATTGCCGGTGAACTGGACCGATAATCAAACGCAACCTGCAACGGCACAGGCGCCATGAGCACGAAGCAGGAGCGGAGTGCGACTTTGCCGAAGGCGAAGCCCGAAGGGTGCCGCACAGGATGTGCGGTGTCAGGATCATTGCGGGTGAGCTCGACCGTTGACGCGCCAAGCACGGCATGCGGGCGAAGGCCGCTGCCGGACTGGGGGCCATGAGGCCGAAGCAGGGAGGCTCCGTCTCCACGAGGCGCAGCCGAGCGGGAGCAGGCGCAGCGTACGATAGACGGAGCAAGGTCGACCGTGCGCGAAGCAGGCCGTGCTCTAGCCTCATTGGACCTGCGGTGGGTTTTTCGGCCAAGCTGTCGCATTCCCTCCGGGAGGTCCCATGGATCGCCGTTCGTTTTTGAACGCCACACTGGCTGTCAGCGCCGCGGGGGCCCTCGCGCCGCTCTCCGCCCAGGGGCGGCCCACGCCCATGCCAGGCGAGACGATGCCTACCCATGTCTGGCTCGTGGGGGACGCGGCCCCGACCGATCCGGCCGCATACGCGGCCCGCCTGGCCCGTTTGGCGTCGCGGGAGAAGGTGCGGGATACCTATCTGGCCCAGGGCGCGGTAACCGAGTTGGAGCAGGCTTTCGCCAGTCTCCTGGGCAAGGAGGACTGCGCCTTCTTCCCAACGGGAACCCTCGCCAACAACGTGGCCGTGCGGGTCCTTTGCGCCGACCATCCCCACGCGCTGGTCCAGCACGAAAGCCACTTCTACAGGGATGAGAGCGACGCGGCCCAGCGACTGGCGGGCATCAGCCTGGTGCCCCTGGCAGCCGGGCGCGCCACGCCCACCCTCCAGGAAGTCGCGACAGCCTTCGACGAGGCGGAGAAGGGGCCCTTCGCCATCAAGGTGGGCGCCATTTCCCTGGAAAGCCCCGTGCGTCGCCAGCGTGGCCAGCTGGTGCCCCCTTCAGCGGTTCAGGCTTTGACGGACCTGGGCAAGGCGCACGGGGCCGGCCTGCACCTGGACGGCGCGCGCCTCCTCCTCGCCCCACCCTCCCTGGATCTGAAGGCCTATGTGGCACCCTTCACCACGGTCTACGTCTCCCTCTACAAGTACCTGGATGCCCCCTTCGGGGCCGTGCTGGCGGGATCCAGCGTCCACATGGCCAAGGCTCGGGAGTTCCGCCACATCTATGGCGGGCTTCTCTACCAGGGCTGGGAGGCGGCCCTCATTGCCCTCGATTCCCTGAAGACCTTCCCCCAGCGCATGGCCCGGGCCCATGGCGTCGCCCAGGACTTGATGAAGGCCCTGGAAGCCAGTGGGAAGGTCAGGCGGCGGGTGGATCCTTATGCCTCCAACATCCATTTCCTGGAAATGGACGCCACCCTGGCCCAGGCCGCCACGGAAAGGGGTCGTGCGGCTGGCGTGCGGCTGGGCCCATTCATCGATGGCGCCCTTACCCTGGGCGTCAACGACACCATCAATCGCAGGCCCGTGGAGGATTACGTGAAGCTGTTCCTCTGATTGGCGGGGCAGGGCATGCTCACCCCTTCTGCAGCTCCGCCAGCTGTGTCCGGTGGTCATTCCGCAGCCGCTCCAGAAGGCCGAGCAGCGCGTCCCGTTCCTCGGGGCTGAGACAGCGGTCCACCTGCTGGCAGAGGGCGTTGTGGCGGGCGAACATCTTGGCTTCCAGGGCCAGGCCCTTGGGCGTGATCTGGACGCGGCTGCCGCGGCGGTCGGCGGGGTTCTCGCAGCGCTTGACGAGGCCCCGGGCTTCCAGGCGGTTCACGAGGCGGGGCACGTCCGCGAAGCGGTAGATCATGCGGCAGCGCAGCTCCTTCACCAGGTAGCCGTCCCTGGGCCCGCCCTTGAGGATGCGCAGCACGTTGAACTGCTGGTCCGAGAGACCCTCGGGTTCGTACAGGCACTCGTCGAAGAGGCGGGCCACGTACTCCCGGGTGAGGAGCAGGGCCAGGGCCACCTCGTGGCCCGGCTCGAGGGGCTTGGTGATCTGGAGTTCCTCGCGGATGTGCATGGCCGGCTCCTGCAGCCCCAGGATGACAGATTTTCAAAAAAAGAAGTTGCAACTCTCGAATTTCGACCTAGACTTGAATGCATGGTGAAACACCTATTCCCAGGAGGTCACATGCGCCACCCCTTCCGTGCCATTCTTGCCGTCCTCGCCCTGGCGGCGCTGCCCGCCCTGGCCCAGGACGCCTATAAGATCGACCCCGTCCACAGCGAGGTCAGCTTCAAGATCCGCCACCTCCTGGCCAAGGTCAGCGGCCGGTTCACGAAGTTCAGCGGCACCATCAAGGTCGATGCCGCCGACATCAGCAAGTCCAGCGTCGAGGTCAGCATCGATGCCACCAGCATCAACACGGACAACGAGATGCGCGACAAGCACTTGAAGACCGGCGATTTCTTCGACGTGGAGAAGTTCCCCACCATCACCTTCAAGAGCACCTCGGTGAAGGAAGTGGCCAAGGGCAAGCTGGAAGTGACGGGTGACTTCACCCTGCGCGGCGTGACCAAGCGCATCACCTTCCCCATCACCGCCGCCGGCACCCAGCCGGGGATGAAGCCGGGCACCGTGGTGGCGGGCTTCATCGATGGCGCCGTGACCATCAACCGGAACGACTATGGCATCAAGTACGGCCCCGGCGTCCTGGGCGACGAGGTGGCCATCTCCCTCAACATCGAGGCTGGCAAGTAAAGGCCGCCAGCCCTATTTCCAGTCCGTATCCAGGTGGCGGGGGCGGCATAAGGGGCCGTAACGGACTCGCCATTCGGTAGGAGTGATTCCGTAACGGCCCCTAAGAGGTCCTCATGAGCGAAGGATTCCCGAAAGTCGCGGCCAAGATCCCGGCGGTGCTGGATCTGGAGCCTGGAACCTACTTCTGGTGCGCCTGCGGCCTCAGCGCCAAGCAGCCCTTCTGCGACGGTTCCCACAAGGTCTGCGACCTGCGCCCCCTGAAGGTGGAAATCACGGAGGCCGGCAAGAAGGCCCTCTGCCAGTGCAAGCACACCAAGACCGCCCCTTTCTGCGATGGGAGCCACTGCGCCCTTTGAGGCCACTGGACCGGATTTGGTCGTGATGGGGGGCACCGGGTTTACCGGCGCCTCCCATCTTCGTTTACGGCTAAACTGAGCCCTCATGCGAGCGCGCCCATGAATCATCCCCAGCCTCCCGAGACCTCGAATGAACCCCTGGCCCCGGGCCAGCGGCTGCCCGAATCCGAGCGCAGAGAGTTCAGCCCTGAAGCCATCGCCGAGATCCAGGCGATCATGGCCAAGTATCCGGACAAGCTCGCGGCCACCCTGCCGGCTCTGCACATCGCGCAGCGCGAGTTCGGCTTCGTGAGCCTGTCGGCCATGAAGGCCGTGGCCAAGGCCATCGGCATTCCCGAGGGCCACGTCTTCGGCGTCGCCACCTTCTACACCATGTACCAGAAGGCGCCCGTCGGCAGGTACCACTTCTCGGTCTGCACCAACATCAGCTGCGCCCTGCGCGGCGCCGCCCAGCTGCTGGAGAAGGTCTGCGAGAAGACCGGCGTGAAGCCAGGCGCGGGCCCCAGCCCCGACGGCATGTGGAGCGTGGAGGAGGTGGAGTGCCTGGCCGGCTGCGGCGTGGCGCCCTGCGTCCAGGTGAACCACGACGTCTACGACGAGCTGGTGGACGAGCAGAAGCTCATTGAAGTCATGGAAGCCTGCAAGCGCGGCGAATACCGCCCCTGGGCGCAGTGAGCGGAGACGAGACATGGCAGCCATCCGCACCAAGCCTGATCACCACACCTACACCTTCCCCGGCTTCGGCTCGGAGAAGTTCCCGAACCTGCTGCTCCGGGGCGCGGGCGACCTGAACAACTGGCACCTGAAGGTCTACGAGCAGCAGCACGAAGGCTACGTGGCCATGAAGGCCGCGCTGAAGATGGAACCCGTGGCCGTGACCGAGGAGGTCAAGACCTCGGGCCTCCGGGGCCGCGGCGGCGCAGGCTTTCCCTGCGGCCTCAAGTGGTCCTTCATGCCCAAGGACACGGCGGACCGCAAGTTCACCCGCTACCTGGTCTGCAACGCCGACGAAGGCGAGCCCGGCACCTTCAAGGACCGCGTCATCCTCGAATACAACCCGCACCAGTTGATCGAAGGCATGATCATCGGCGGCTGGGCCATGCAGTGCGTGACCGGCTACGTCTACGTTCGCGGCGAGTTCCTCTGGCTCATCGAGAAGCTCGAGGCCGCCATCCAGGAAGCCCGCGATGCCGGCTACCTCGGCAAGAACATCCTCGGCACCGGCTGGGACTACGACATCCTCGTGCACCGCGGCGCGGGCGCCTACATCTGTGGCGAGGAGACGGCCCTGCTGAACTCGCTGGAGGGCCGCCGCGGCGAGCCCCGCGTGAAGCCGCCCTTCCCGGCGGCCAAGGGCGCCTTCGGCCAGCCCACCACCATCAACAACGTGGAGACCCTGGCTGCGGTACCGCCCATCATGCGCATGGGCGGCGCCGAGTACGCCAAGATCGGCTCCCCCAAGAACTCCGGCACCCGCATCTTTGGCGTCAGCGGCCACGTGAAGCGCCCGGGCATCTACGAGCTGCCCATGGGCACGCCCATGAATTTCCTGGTGGAGGAGCTTTGCGGCGGCTCCAGCACCGGCCGGAAGATCAAGGCCATCATCCCCGGCGGCGCCAGCTGCCCCATGCTGGACGAGAAGGATTTCGACGTCCCAATGGACTTCGACAACCTGAGGGCCCGGGGCTCCATGGGCGGCTCCGGCGGTCTCATCGTCATGGACGAGGACACCTGCATCGTGCAGGCCACCCTGCGGCTCATCCGCTTCTATGCGCACGAGAGCTGCGGCCAGTGCACGCCCTGCCGCGAGGGCTGCAACTGGATGGAGATGATCCTGTACCGCATCGAGCACGGCGAAGGAAAGATGGAGGACCTGGACCTGCTGGCCAGCCTCACGCCGCGCATCGGTATGCGCACGCTCTGCCCCCTGGGCGATGCGGCCTGCGGTCCCATGGACTCGGCGCTGCAGAAGTTCCGCCACGAGTTCGAGCATCACATCACCCACAAGACCTGCTACGCCACGGGCTCGCGCCTGCTGTCGAAGGTGGGGGCACACTAGGCTTTGCCGTTCCCTATCTCCGAAAATGGGCGCCGATGGCGCCCATTTTCGGAACAGGAGGAAGGACCTCATGCGTTGGCTGCTGCCCCTATTCCTCGCCTTCTGCCTGCAGGCCCAGGAGGTCTTCCTGGTGCAGCCCTACCTGCAGCTGGGCGACGCGCCCAAGGTGGCGGCCCGGGAGCGGCTGGACCTGCTCTGGCACGCGGGGGACGAGGAGGCTGCCTGGTCCGTGGAGGTGCGCGGCACCAAGGGCTGGACGGTCCAGTCCCCGCCCGCCTTCCGTCGGCTGGAGGCCCCGCCCCTGGCCCCCCACCGGGTTTACCGGGTCACGCTCCGGAACCTGCCGCCGGGCTCTGCCGTCCCCTACCGCGTGAAACGCCAGGGCAAGGTGGTGTTCGAGGCCGAGGCCCAGACCCGCAAGCCGGGCGCCCACCGCATGGTCGTCTTCGGGGACGCGGCCGATGGATCAAGGGACCAGTCGGCCATCGCCAAGGCGGTGCTGGCGGCTCAGCCCGACGCGGTCTTCATCACCGGGGACCTGGTCTATGGCCGGGGCCGCGCTTCCGAGTACCGCGCCCACTTCTTCCCGGTCTACAACGGCGAGGCGGCGCCCCTGATGCGCCGCACGCCCTTCCTGGGCGTGGTGGGCAACCACGACGTGCCCTTCGCCGGCTTTCCCGACGCCTCGGCCTACTTCGCCTACTGGTCCCAGCCTCTGAACGGACCTGCCCTGCAGCCCGGTGCGAAGAACGCCGCGCCGGTGAAGGCCGGGGTGCACGATGCCATCGTGGCGGCCTCAGGTCCGGCTTTCCCCCGCATGGCCAGCTTCAGCTTCGACTACGGACAGGTCCATTGGACGGTGCTGGATTCCAACGGCTACGCGGACTGGGACAGCCCCCCACTGAGGGCCTGGCTGGAGGCCGACCTCCGGGCCGCCAAGGGGGCCGCCTGGCGCATCGTGGCCCTGCACCATCCGCTCTTCCAGAGCGCGCGGAGCCACTCCGACGACCAGTGGATGCGGCCCATCAGCCCGCTCCTCGAGAAGTACGGCGTGGACCTGGTGCTGGCGGGGCACGTGCACAACTACCAGCGCACGGCGCCGCTGCGCTTCCAGCCCACCCAGGTCGGTTTGCGCGGCAAGCCAGTGGTGGGCGAGTTCACGGTGGACGAGGCCTTTGACGGCAGGACGGTCACCCGGGCCAGGGGGCCCATCCACGTCGTCACCGGCGCCGGGGGCGCCGAGCTCTACGACCCCTGGCAGACCGACGCCAAGGCCAGCTGGCAACCCTGGACCCGCGCCTTCGTCTCCGACAAGCACTCCTTCACGGTGCTGGACGTGGCCGCGAAGACCCTCACGCTGCGCCAGCTCGATGCCGAGGGCCGGGAACTGGATGCCATCACGCTGACGAAATAGCCGCCGCGGCCGACGGGCCTCAGAGCGGCCGGAGCTGCTCGGCGACGGAGCGGGTCCGCTCGGTGACCTCCGTGCCGGTGTGCAGGGTGGACTTTCGCTCGATGAGCAGGAGGTGGCATTCCTGCTCGGCCACCGGGTTGTGGCGGACACCCTTGGGGACGACGAACATCTCGCCTTCGTCCAGCTCCACGGACCTGTCCTCCAGTTCGATGCGGAGGTGGCCCTTGAGCACGAGGAACAGCTCGTCCTCCGCCTCATGGCTGTGCCACACCAGCGACCCCTGTACCTTGGCCACCTTGATGTAGGCCTCATCCACCTCACCCACCACCCGCGGCGACCAGAGCTCCGTCAGCGAAGCCGCGACCTGCCTGGGGGAGACGACGTTGGGCATGGGAGGCTCCTTGGGGGCTGACGAATGCACTCGGCCCGATCCATTGACAATGAAGCGTCGAGCGAACCCTCAGCGACGTTCGTACTCTACGCCCAACAAGGAGCAGAACACCTTCTTCAACCAGGCGTACGGGACAAGGATGATGCCCCAGAACCGACTCTGGCGGCGGAGGTCGGCCCATCGCTTCCGGCGATCATGAAAGCCGACGCTGAATTGTGAAACATGCTGCTTCCGGCGATTCATGGGGAGCCTGCCCGGGTCATGGAGGAAGCCACCGCCGCTACTTTCCGAAGGTGATCGAATAGGTCAGGGGCTTGGGCAGCTGGGGGCTCTTCACGGTGGCAGTCATGGTGAGGGACTTGCCGTCGGGGCTCAGCTTGAACAGGTTGGTGCGCTCGCCTTCGTCGTTCTTGAAGGTCTGGATGAGCTGGTCCTTGCTGACCTGGGCGGCCACCTGGAACTTGTCGCCGTCCTCGCGGGTCCAGGGGGCGGACTTGCCGTCGGGGGGCATGTGGATGGCATCGCGCTCGTCCAGCTTGATGAGCACTTCCCTGTCCGTGATGGTGATGACGACCTTTCGGTAGGCGGGGTTCAGCTTGGTGAGCCGGCCCCGGGCGATGGGGCGCTTGATGAAGTTCATGTCCGCCACGGTGCTGTTGATGGCCGCCGCGATGTCATCGGCCCGCACCTGGCTCCAGGTGCCGGACAGGGAGCCGTCCTGCGCGACGAGGGACAGGGCCGCGAAAGCGGGGACAAGGAACAGCCGGGCTGAACGCATGGGATCTCCGTGGGGTGGGTGGTCCCAACCATAGCACTTCCCAACGCAGAATTGGCCCCGTCCGGGGCCAATTCTGCGCGAGTGGGAAACGAATCAGCCGATGGTCGCCACCATGACCGCCTTGATGGTGTGCATGCGGTTCTCGGCCTCGTCGAAGACCACGCTGTGGCGGCTGCGGAAGACCTCGTCGGTGACTTCGCGGATGTCGTGGCCCTGGGCCTTCATCTCCTTGGCCAGCTTGGTCTCGAAGTCGTGGAAGGCGGGCAGGCAGTGGAGGAACTTCACGTCGGCGTTGCCGGTCTTCTGGATCATCTCCATGGTGACCTTGAAGGGGGTGAGCAGCTTCACGCGGGCGGGGATCTGGTCCTCCTCGCCCATGCTGGCCCACACGTCGGTGTAGATGACGTCGGCGCCCTTCACGGCCTCATCGACGTTGTCGGTGACCTCGATGGTGGCGCCGGTGAGCTGGGCGGCCTCGCGGGCGGCGGCGAGCACGGCCGGATCGGGGGCCAGCTCCTTGGGGCCCAGGGCCACCATGTGCATGCCGGTCTTGGCGGCACCGTACATCAGGGCGTAGCTCATGTTGTTGCGGATGTCGCCGCAGAACACCAGCTTCACCTTGTGCAGGGGCTTGGCCACGTGCTCTTCGATGGTGAGGAAGTCGGCCAGGATCTGGGTGGGGTGGTCGGTGTCCGTGAGGCCGTTCCACACGGGCACGCCGCTGTGCTTCGCCAGGGCTTCCACCACTTCCTGCTTGTAGCCGCGGTACTCGATGCCGTCATAGAAGCGGCCCAGCACCTTGGCGCTGTCCTCGATGGATTCCTTTTTGCCCACCTGGGAGCTCGCGCTGTCCAGGAAGGTCACGTGGGCGCCTTCCTCGAGGGCGCCGACTTCGAAGGCGCAGCGGGTGC contains these protein-coding regions:
- the nuoF gene encoding NADH-quinone oxidoreductase subunit NuoF; translation: MAAIRTKPDHHTYTFPGFGSEKFPNLLLRGAGDLNNWHLKVYEQQHEGYVAMKAALKMEPVAVTEEVKTSGLRGRGGAGFPCGLKWSFMPKDTADRKFTRYLVCNADEGEPGTFKDRVILEYNPHQLIEGMIIGGWAMQCVTGYVYVRGEFLWLIEKLEAAIQEARDAGYLGKNILGTGWDYDILVHRGAGAYICGEETALLNSLEGRRGEPRVKPPFPAAKGAFGQPTTINNVETLAAVPPIMRMGGAEYAKIGSPKNSGTRIFGVSGHVKRPGIYELPMGTPMNFLVEELCGGSSTGRKIKAIIPGGASCPMLDEKDFDVPMDFDNLRARGSMGGSGGLIVMDEDTCIVQATLRLIRFYAHESCGQCTPCREGCNWMEMILYRIEHGEGKMEDLDLLASLTPRIGMRTLCPLGDAACGPMDSALQKFRHEFEHHITHKTCYATGSRLLSKVGAH
- a CDS encoding beta-eliminating lyase-related protein, which encodes MDRRSFLNATLAVSAAGALAPLSAQGRPTPMPGETMPTHVWLVGDAAPTDPAAYAARLARLASREKVRDTYLAQGAVTELEQAFASLLGKEDCAFFPTGTLANNVAVRVLCADHPHALVQHESHFYRDESDAAQRLAGISLVPLAAGRATPTLQEVATAFDEAEKGPFAIKVGAISLESPVRRQRGQLVPPSAVQALTDLGKAHGAGLHLDGARLLLAPPSLDLKAYVAPFTTVYVSLYKYLDAPFGAVLAGSSVHMAKAREFRHIYGGLLYQGWEAALIALDSLKTFPQRMARAHGVAQDLMKALEASGKVRRRVDPYASNIHFLEMDATLAQAATERGRAAGVRLGPFIDGALTLGVNDTINRRPVEDYVKLFL
- a CDS encoding YceI family protein is translated as MRHPFRAILAVLALAALPALAQDAYKIDPVHSEVSFKIRHLLAKVSGRFTKFSGTIKVDAADISKSSVEVSIDATSINTDNEMRDKHLKTGDFFDVEKFPTITFKSTSVKEVAKGKLEVTGDFTLRGVTKRITFPITAAGTQPGMKPGTVVAGFIDGAVTINRNDYGIKYGPGVLGDEVAISLNIEAGK
- a CDS encoding CDGSH iron-sulfur domain-containing protein; the encoded protein is MSEGFPKVAAKIPAVLDLEPGTYFWCACGLSAKQPFCDGSHKVCDLRPLKVEITEAGKKALCQCKHTKTAPFCDGSHCAL
- a CDS encoding MarR family winged helix-turn-helix transcriptional regulator, with product MHIREELQITKPLEPGHEVALALLLTREYVARLFDECLYEPEGLSDQQFNVLRILKGGPRDGYLVKELRCRMIYRFADVPRLVNRLEARGLVKRCENPADRRGSRVQITPKGLALEAKMFARHNALCQQVDRCLSPEERDALLGLLERLRNDHRTQLAELQKG
- a CDS encoding NADH-quinone oxidoreductase subunit NuoE family protein translates to MNHPQPPETSNEPLAPGQRLPESERREFSPEAIAEIQAIMAKYPDKLAATLPALHIAQREFGFVSLSAMKAVAKAIGIPEGHVFGVATFYTMYQKAPVGRYHFSVCTNISCALRGAAQLLEKVCEKTGVKPGAGPSPDGMWSVEEVECLAGCGVAPCVQVNHDVYDELVDEQKLIEVMEACKRGEYRPWAQ